In Salinigranum marinum, one DNA window encodes the following:
- a CDS encoding Piwi domain-containing protein yields the protein MDYDDMLDGPGVPMSEYHEKHVEQDVIDSMRAGDPVIADLQYGSGEDSIFPQLLEYCKVIPTFDQLGRVDETFLNVIHNESRMKPEERFNVVTSFVDLLGPTPYFDFDPVPQPTNAGYREQKTPNIPNLRFGDGRTGYYGAGGLERNGYGVYKAPESFDIIALYPDSEQAAARPYVLSVLGKLAEYDGKPTKFDQETYELGSEFHYSQHAQKASDYDAALIVVPDKDKAAAADYDDPYPEFKRRLGQLGVPSQMITIDNLGNDSYLGNIGSSLIGKAGGVPWRIDDVPGDVDAFVGLDVTYDHATKQHLGAAANVIMADGTILASEAVTKQAGETFDEDDVANVIKHVLEIFAEEEGRPPRHVVIHRDGKFYLDIESLIKRLDKARDLIQRFDLVEIRKSGNPRIAEYDESKSRFDIADKGVAFHVHNGDHSYLTTTGGKEGSPGTPRPLQIVKRHGSTDLDTLAEQTYWLSEAHVGSLSRSTRLPITTYYADKCADFAMKGYLTKGSVIRGVPYI from the coding sequence ATGGACTACGATGATATGCTGGACGGGCCAGGCGTCCCGATGTCGGAGTACCACGAGAAACACGTCGAACAGGACGTCATCGACTCGATGCGGGCCGGGGATCCCGTCATTGCTGACCTGCAGTACGGGAGCGGCGAGGATTCGATCTTCCCGCAGCTCTTGGAGTACTGTAAGGTCATTCCGACGTTCGACCAGTTGGGCCGCGTCGATGAAACGTTCCTGAACGTCATCCACAACGAGAGCCGGATGAAACCAGAAGAACGGTTCAACGTCGTCACGTCGTTCGTCGACCTGCTCGGCCCGACCCCGTACTTCGACTTCGACCCGGTCCCGCAGCCAACAAACGCCGGGTACCGAGAGCAAAAGACACCGAATATCCCGAACCTGCGGTTCGGCGATGGCCGAACAGGGTACTACGGGGCTGGCGGGCTGGAACGGAATGGCTACGGCGTGTACAAGGCTCCAGAGTCGTTCGACATCATCGCGCTGTATCCGGACAGCGAACAAGCCGCAGCACGACCGTACGTCCTCTCAGTACTCGGCAAGCTCGCGGAATACGACGGAAAGCCGACGAAGTTCGACCAGGAGACCTACGAACTGGGCTCGGAGTTCCACTACTCCCAGCATGCACAGAAGGCGAGCGACTACGATGCGGCGCTAATCGTCGTCCCTGATAAGGACAAAGCTGCGGCAGCAGACTACGACGACCCGTATCCTGAGTTTAAGCGCCGACTTGGACAACTCGGGGTGCCGAGTCAGATGATCACCATCGACAATCTCGGCAACGACAGCTATCTCGGGAACATCGGTTCGTCTCTAATCGGGAAAGCGGGCGGTGTGCCGTGGCGGATCGACGACGTTCCAGGGGATGTTGACGCGTTCGTCGGCCTCGATGTGACCTACGACCATGCGACAAAACAACACCTCGGCGCGGCCGCGAACGTCATCATGGCCGACGGAACCATCCTCGCGTCCGAGGCCGTCACGAAGCAAGCTGGCGAGACGTTCGACGAGGACGACGTAGCGAACGTCATCAAGCACGTTCTGGAAATCTTCGCCGAAGAGGAAGGCCGACCACCGCGGCACGTAGTCATCCATCGTGACGGGAAGTTCTACCTCGACATCGAGAGCCTGATCAAGCGTCTCGACAAGGCTAGGGATCTCATCCAGCGCTTCGACCTCGTCGAGATCCGAAAATCCGGGAACCCCCGCATCGCCGAGTACGACGAATCGAAATCACGGTTCGATATCGCGGACAAAGGCGTCGCCTTCCACGTCCACAACGGCGACCATTCCTACCTGACCACGACCGGTGGGAAGGAGGGTAGTCCTGGCACGCCGCGGCCGCTACAGATCGTGAAACGCCACGGATCGACAGACCTCGACACGCTCGCGGAGCAAACCTACTGGCTGTCGGAGGCACACGTTGGTTCGCTGAGTCGGTCCACCCGGCTTCCAATC
- a CDS encoding alpha/beta hydrolase: MVTTQSTDGSEIAYERHGDGQPLIFLHGGMAPRQYWNPVLPHFEEYAAVIPQRPGFGTCLDDLETTSADDVLNRETQYVRTLVDLVDGEPILFGHSFGALTAVESATDAAVGAVIAYEPAVLPDDYRTRADLADRMAALVEDGERQEAVKRYVEQVLHPHGIDDLDAWLAEWPVWPDCVELAEEVVRMNRAVEQYQLPETLDVTAPVLVMTGTDGPDFLRESARGVHEALPHSRLVEFDGVSHGGPGEAPGRIASEIDAFLRE, encoded by the coding sequence ATGGTGACGACACAGTCCACAGATGGTTCCGAGATAGCCTACGAACGACACGGCGACGGTCAGCCTCTGATCTTTCTCCACGGGGGGATGGCCCCCCGGCAGTACTGGAACCCAGTCCTGCCGCACTTCGAGGAGTACGCCGCCGTGATCCCGCAGCGACCGGGCTTCGGCACGTGCCTCGACGATCTCGAAACGACGAGCGCCGATGACGTACTGAACCGTGAGACTCAGTACGTACGCACCCTCGTCGACCTCGTCGACGGCGAGCCGATCCTGTTCGGCCACTCCTTCGGTGCGTTGACGGCAGTCGAGTCCGCGACGGACGCGGCGGTCGGGGCGGTGATCGCGTACGAACCGGCGGTGCTCCCAGACGACTACCGGACGCGAGCCGATCTCGCCGACCGAATGGCGGCACTCGTCGAGGACGGTGAACGACAGGAAGCCGTAAAGCGCTACGTCGAACAGGTCCTCCACCCCCATGGAATCGACGACCTCGACGCGTGGTTGGCGGAGTGGCCGGTCTGGCCTGACTGCGTGGAACTGGCCGAAGAGGTCGTCCGGATGAACCGCGCCGTCGAACAGTACCAGCTACCGGAGACGCTCGATGTCACAGCGCCAGTCCTCGTGATGACGGGCACTGACGGACCTGACTTCCTCCGCGAGAGCGCTCGCGGTGTTCACGAGGCGCTTCCACACAGCCGTCTCGTCGAATTCGACGGTGTCAGCCACGGCGGCCCAGGTGAAGCGCCGGGCCGAATCGCATCGGAGATCGATGCGTTCCTTCGCGAGTAG
- a CDS encoding helix-turn-helix domain-containing protein, which translates to MGLVAEFDIDCQALPLAGVAADVPEATLTLDMQFNHGNRPLFLVTVQDGSQTAIEDAFTDAYDVGEWTLVGQAGETRRYQIFPALSLAEQLGESLDDLEGLEALATADAIIERIDVVPGGWRQTGWFANRDAFGTFSSFWQRNAGFRLHRLTRDGESEPPGGGLTDRQHEALRIAYERGYFDIPRRASLEDVAGELDISASSVSERLRRAQTRLIEETVATTWPPLPD; encoded by the coding sequence ATGGGACTCGTGGCTGAGTTCGATATCGACTGTCAGGCGTTACCGCTCGCGGGGGTGGCAGCAGACGTTCCCGAAGCAACGCTGACGCTCGACATGCAGTTCAATCACGGGAACCGGCCGTTGTTTCTCGTTACCGTACAAGACGGGTCTCAGACGGCAATCGAGGACGCATTCACGGACGCATACGACGTCGGGGAGTGGACGCTCGTCGGGCAGGCCGGCGAAACCCGTCGGTACCAGATATTCCCCGCACTCAGTTTGGCGGAACAACTCGGTGAGAGCCTCGACGACCTCGAAGGTCTCGAGGCGCTCGCGACGGCCGACGCGATCATCGAGCGGATCGACGTGGTACCGGGCGGGTGGCGACAGACTGGCTGGTTCGCCAACAGGGACGCGTTCGGTACGTTCTCATCGTTCTGGCAGCGCAACGCTGGCTTCCGGTTGCACCGCCTCACGCGAGACGGGGAGTCCGAACCGCCGGGGGGCGGACTCACCGACCGGCAACACGAGGCACTCCGAATCGCCTACGAACGAGGGTATTTCGACATCCCACGGCGGGCGTCACTGGAAGACGTCGCCGGAGAGTTGGACATCTCCGCGTCGTCGGTCTCTGAGCGGTTACGTCGCGCCCAGACTCGACTCATCGAGGAGACGGTGGCGACGACGTGGCCACCGCTCCCCGACTGA
- a CDS encoding 1,4-dihydroxy-2-naphthoyl-CoA synthase has product MVSELFDAARWEPVDAAAEFTDVTYHRAVDVPAVRIAFDRPEVRNAFRPRTVDELYVALDHARQDPDVGCVLLTGNGPSETDGGWAFSSGGDQAIRGASGYEYDGDESEDDADDTPRVGRLHILEVQRLIRFMPKPVVAVVPGWAVGGGHSLHVVCDLTLASREHAVFKQTDADVASFDGGFGSAYLAHQVGQKKAREIFFLGRDYDAAEAAEMGMVNEVVDHDELEDVALAWADEITKKSPTAIRMLKFAFNLDTDGMVGQQVFAGEATRLAYMTDEAQEGRDAFLEKREPRFRQFPWHY; this is encoded by the coding sequence ATGGTCTCGGAACTCTTCGACGCCGCGCGGTGGGAACCGGTGGACGCCGCCGCGGAGTTCACCGACGTCACGTATCACCGCGCCGTCGACGTCCCCGCCGTCAGGATCGCGTTCGACCGACCCGAGGTCAGAAACGCGTTCCGCCCCCGGACGGTCGACGAACTGTACGTCGCGCTCGATCACGCCCGCCAGGACCCCGACGTCGGCTGCGTCCTCCTAACCGGCAACGGCCCCTCCGAGACGGACGGGGGCTGGGCGTTCTCCTCCGGCGGCGACCAGGCCATCCGCGGCGCGTCGGGCTACGAGTACGACGGCGACGAAAGCGAGGACGACGCCGACGACACGCCGCGGGTCGGTCGGCTCCACATCCTCGAAGTCCAGCGGCTCATCCGGTTCATGCCCAAGCCGGTCGTCGCCGTGGTTCCGGGTTGGGCCGTCGGCGGGGGACACTCCCTGCACGTGGTCTGTGACCTCACGCTCGCCTCGCGCGAACACGCCGTCTTTAAACAGACCGACGCCGACGTCGCCTCCTTCGACGGCGGCTTCGGCTCCGCGTATCTCGCCCACCAGGTCGGCCAGAAGAAGGCCCGGGAGATCTTCTTCCTCGGACGGGACTACGACGCCGCGGAGGCCGCGGAGATGGGGATGGTGAACGAGGTCGTCGATCACGACGAGTTAGAGGACGTCGCGCTGGCGTGGGCCGACGAGATCACGAAGAAGTCGCCGACTGCCATCCGGATGCTCAAGTTCGCGTTCAATCTCGACACCGACGGCATGGTCGGTCAGCAGGTGTTCGCCGGGGAGGCGACGCGGTTGGCGTACATGACCGACGAAGCACAGGAAGGCAGAGACGCGTTCCTCGAAAAGCGCGAACCCAGGTTCAGGCAGTTCCCCTGGCACTACTAG
- the menD gene encoding 2-succinyl-5-enolpyruvyl-6-hydroxy-3-cyclohexene-1-carboxylic-acid synthase, with protein MTAPNRNTLWAEAFVDELARGGVSAVCITPGSRSTPLTVAFDRHEDVHVFSHLDERSSAFFALGRARRTGEVTPLVCTSGTAAANFHPAVIEASQARVPLLVLTADRPPELRDSGANQTIDQEKLFGSSVRWYRDVAEPAPTDRTLRSLRTTAARALAKATVAPAGPVHLNFPFRKPLEPTRVDSDVPDDLPDLAARGRDGDAPFVRTTAGAAAVGEEDLRTVASALDVDRGLVVAGPADAPGVDGESIAALAHATGFPVLADPLSGLRFGGHVRTTPVVGGYDGFLDESLTRTWPDPEVVLRVGASPTSKPLRKYLARTGARQFVVDPAAGWREAEFAATDLVVADPATLAWRLAQALGRGSGSDSWRERWLDAEAAHFAECEESPSFCEGRLLASVVEAAPDPATLFVSNSMPVRDLDRFAAPSTKSLTVLGNRGASGIDGVVSTALGAASATTDPLTLVTGDLAYYHDMNGLLALGRCDVDATIVLINNDGGGIFHMLPIADFEPPFTEQFVTPHDLDFAPTEGLYDLSFARVPEAEFRDTYAEAVSNEGTHVVEVETDAEASHRVRARLKERVIDRIQ; from the coding sequence ATGACCGCGCCGAACCGGAACACGCTCTGGGCCGAGGCGTTCGTCGACGAGCTGGCCCGCGGCGGCGTCTCCGCCGTCTGCATCACGCCCGGGAGTCGCTCGACGCCGCTGACAGTGGCGTTCGACCGCCACGAGGACGTCCACGTCTTCTCGCACCTCGACGAGCGCTCCTCGGCCTTCTTCGCGCTCGGGCGGGCCCGCCGCACGGGTGAGGTGACGCCGCTCGTCTGTACCTCGGGCACCGCCGCGGCGAACTTTCATCCCGCTGTTATCGAGGCGTCGCAGGCACGCGTTCCCCTCCTGGTGCTGACGGCCGACCGGCCCCCGGAGCTCCGTGATTCGGGTGCCAACCAGACGATCGACCAGGAGAAGCTGTTCGGTTCTTCCGTGAGATGGTACCGCGACGTCGCCGAACCCGCGCCGACGGATCGAACGCTCCGGTCACTTCGGACGACCGCCGCCCGGGCGCTGGCGAAGGCGACCGTCGCACCCGCCGGTCCGGTCCACCTCAACTTCCCCTTCCGGAAGCCGCTCGAACCGACCCGCGTCGACAGTGACGTGCCGGACGACCTCCCCGACCTCGCCGCGCGCGGCCGCGACGGCGACGCGCCGTTCGTCCGGACGACCGCCGGTGCGGCCGCGGTCGGCGAGGAGGACCTGCGGACAGTCGCGAGCGCGCTCGACGTCGATCGGGGGCTCGTCGTCGCCGGCCCCGCCGACGCCCCCGGTGTCGACGGCGAGTCGATCGCGGCGCTCGCCCACGCGACGGGCTTTCCGGTGCTCGCGGACCCGCTTTCGGGGCTTCGGTTCGGCGGTCACGTCCGGACGACGCCCGTCGTCGGCGGCTACGACGGCTTCCTCGACGAATCGCTGACGCGAACGTGGCCCGACCCGGAGGTCGTCCTCCGGGTCGGCGCGTCGCCCACCTCGAAACCGCTCCGGAAGTACCTCGCCCGAACGGGCGCACGGCAGTTCGTCGTCGATCCCGCCGCGGGCTGGCGCGAGGCCGAGTTCGCCGCGACCGACCTCGTCGTCGCCGATCCCGCGACGCTCGCGTGGCGACTCGCGCAGGCGCTCGGGCGCGGGTCGGGGAGCGACTCCTGGCGCGAGCGGTGGCTCGACGCCGAGGCGGCCCACTTCGCGGAGTGCGAGGAGTCGCCGTCGTTCTGTGAGGGTCGCCTGCTCGCGTCGGTGGTCGAGGCGGCTCCCGACCCCGCGACACTCTTCGTCTCGAACTCGATGCCCGTCCGTGACCTGGATCGCTTCGCCGCGCCGTCGACGAAGTCGCTGACCGTGCTCGGCAACCGGGGGGCGTCGGGGATCGACGGGGTCGTCTCGACCGCGCTCGGCGCGGCCAGCGCGACCACCGACCCGTTGACGCTCGTCACGGGCGACCTCGCGTACTACCACGACATGAACGGCCTGCTCGCGCTGGGACGGTGCGACGTCGACGCGACGATCGTCCTGATCAACAACGACGGCGGCGGCATCTTCCACATGCTCCCGATCGCGGACTTCGAGCCGCCCTTCACCGAGCAGTTCGTGACGCCGCACGACCTGGACTTCGCACCGACCGAGGGTTTGTACGATCTCTCGTTCGCGCGCGTGCCCGAGGCGGAGTTCCGCGACACGTACGCCGAGGCGGTGTCGAACGAGGGGACGCACGTCGTCGAGGTCGAGACCGACGCCGAGGCGAGCCACCGGGTCCGAGCGCGGCTGAAAGAGCGCGTGATCGACCGGATCCAGTAG
- a CDS encoding HTH domain-containing protein has product MNGDTAEVGGATDDAPHAGETESTAAAVSMVLRTRTPVCGSRTTVIDRLGRLRATGAIDDFKVRTWPDEVVLSDGTSADPVVETFERFERWAAAHGLSVRPAFDVRTVSSLIGRERELLTLPMMSLAVSADGDLVGVFPCRNGEQTWTIGDCLDAYEGDGDALAELDPTGSR; this is encoded by the coding sequence ATGAACGGGGACACAGCGGAGGTCGGGGGGGCGACCGACGACGCACCGCACGCCGGGGAGACGGAGTCGACGGCCGCGGCGGTGTCGATGGTGCTCCGGACGCGAACGCCGGTGTGTGGCTCGCGGACGACCGTCATCGACCGACTCGGGCGGCTCCGGGCGACTGGGGCGATCGACGACTTCAAGGTCCGCACGTGGCCCGACGAGGTGGTGCTGTCCGACGGGACCAGCGCCGACCCGGTCGTCGAGACGTTCGAGCGGTTCGAGCGGTGGGCGGCCGCACATGGGCTGAGCGTCCGCCCGGCGTTCGACGTGCGGACCGTCTCGTCGCTCATCGGTCGGGAGCGCGAGCTGCTCACGCTCCCGATGATGAGCCTCGCGGTCTCGGCCGACGGCGACCTCGTCGGCGTCTTCCCCTGCCGGAACGGCGAGCAGACGTGGACGATCGGCGACTGCCTCGACGCGTACGAGGGCGACGGCGACGCGCTGGCGGAGCTCGATCCGACCGGGTCGCGCTGA
- a CDS encoding isochorismate synthase, producing the protein MEPPQTGGVDNLVSRTVRIRDPPFRAVLEAATRPRTVWSAPGDATVVGSGAAATVTANGPDRFAHVREAAEALFETGDVHAGTEAARPRLFGGFAFHDEGAERDPWRDFPDARFVFPRVQVTYADNGTWLTVNAVGSEATVEAVESRLDAERDRLADLTAEPMRSRPGIRSRTRTTAVEDWRTGVEAAVSRIRSGDLRKVVLAQALDVDLDSPLSLSDTLARLDEKYPDCHRFLVEPADGETSFFGATPERLVSVRGRTVETGALAGTTGRGETPAEDEWLAQELMDSEKNVHEHDLVAETIREQLAPFAASVATGERRVRRLATVQHLWTPITAELDRDYHVLDLVEALHPTPAVGGLPPEAALATIRETEPFDRGWYAAPVGWIDAAGYGSFAVALRSAVAAEREVTLFAGVGIVADSDPDREWDEVQLKYRPILDELEDDT; encoded by the coding sequence ATGGAACCGCCACAGACTGGCGGGGTCGACAACCTCGTCAGCCGGACGGTACGGATACGGGATCCACCGTTCCGGGCCGTCCTCGAGGCGGCGACGCGACCGCGGACGGTCTGGAGTGCACCGGGTGACGCCACCGTGGTCGGCAGCGGTGCCGCGGCCACCGTCACGGCGAACGGGCCGGACCGGTTCGCCCACGTTCGCGAGGCAGCGGAAGCGCTCTTCGAGACCGGCGACGTCCACGCCGGTACGGAGGCGGCCCGCCCGCGGCTGTTCGGGGGCTTCGCCTTCCACGACGAGGGTGCCGAACGGGACCCCTGGCGCGACTTCCCGGACGCCCGCTTCGTCTTCCCCCGCGTGCAGGTGACGTACGCCGACAACGGCACGTGGCTCACGGTCAACGCGGTCGGGTCCGAGGCGACCGTCGAGGCCGTCGAATCACGGCTCGACGCCGAACGCGACCGGCTCGCCGACCTGACTGCCGAGCCGATGCGATCGCGCCCGGGGATCCGCTCGCGAACCCGAACGACGGCCGTCGAGGACTGGCGAACGGGCGTCGAGGCCGCGGTCTCGCGGATCCGCTCGGGCGACCTGCGGAAGGTCGTCCTCGCGCAGGCGCTCGACGTCGACCTCGACTCGCCACTGTCGCTGTCGGACACGCTCGCACGGCTCGACGAGAAGTACCCCGACTGTCACCGCTTCCTCGTCGAACCCGCCGACGGCGAGACGAGCTTCTTCGGCGCGACGCCCGAGCGACTCGTCTCCGTACGCGGGCGGACGGTCGAGACGGGGGCGCTCGCGGGTACGACAGGGCGCGGTGAGACGCCCGCGGAGGACGAGTGGCTCGCCCAGGAGCTTATGGACTCCGAGAAGAACGTCCACGAGCACGACCTCGTCGCCGAGACGATCCGCGAGCAGCTCGCCCCGTTCGCCGCGTCGGTCGCGACGGGCGAGCGCCGAGTGCGCCGGCTGGCGACCGTCCAGCACCTCTGGACGCCGATCACCGCCGAACTCGACCGCGACTACCACGTCCTCGACTTGGTCGAGGCGCTCCACCCGACGCCCGCCGTCGGCGGGCTCCCCCCCGAAGCCGCGCTGGCGACGATCCGCGAGACGGAGCCGTTCGACCGCGGGTGGTACGCCGCCCCCGTCGGCTGGATCGACGCCGCCGGCTACGGCTCGTTCGCCGTCGCGCTCCGCTCGGCGGTGGCCGCCGAGCGGGAGGTGACGCTGTTCGCGGGGGTCGGCATCGTCGCCGACTCCGACCCCGACCGCGAGTGGGACGAGGTCCAGCTGAAGTACCGGCCGATCCTCGACGAACTCGAAGACGACACCTGA
- a CDS encoding sulfite oxidase-like oxidoreductase, whose amino-acid sequence MNDVTELYREFGDERLPPGQRETSRFPVLSKSGTPGVEREEWRFEVWGAVDDPLELTWEAFHELPTETQRQDFHCVTGWSKFDCEFTGVTFPTLAEAAGVTDDAVHVMFHAMDDYTTNLPLADCMREEVLFASEYDGEPLPSDHGGPLRVVTPHRYAYKGAKWVSGVEFLTEPERGYWEKRGYSNTANPWEEERYA is encoded by the coding sequence ATGAACGACGTCACGGAGCTCTACCGGGAGTTCGGCGACGAACGCCTCCCGCCGGGCCAGCGCGAGACGAGTCGCTTCCCCGTCCTCTCGAAATCCGGGACGCCGGGGGTCGAGCGCGAGGAGTGGCGCTTCGAGGTCTGGGGTGCCGTCGACGACCCGCTCGAACTCACGTGGGAGGCGTTCCACGAGCTTCCCACCGAGACGCAGCGACAGGACTTCCACTGCGTCACCGGCTGGAGCAAGTTCGACTGCGAGTTCACGGGCGTCACTTTCCCCACACTCGCCGAGGCGGCCGGCGTCACCGACGACGCGGTCCACGTCATGTTCCACGCGATGGACGACTACACGACGAACCTCCCGCTCGCGGACTGCATGCGCGAGGAGGTTCTGTTCGCCTCGGAGTACGACGGCGAACCCCTCCCGTCGGACCACGGCGGGCCGCTCCGCGTCGTCACCCCACACAGGTACGCGTACAAGGGCGCGAAGTGGGTCTCCGGCGTGGAGTTCCTGACCGAGCCCGAACGCGGTTACTGGGAGAAGCGGGGCTACTCCAACACGGCGAACCCCTGGGAGGAAGAACGGTACGCCTGA
- a CDS encoding DUF7120 family protein yields MPTVEITVPEHLEMQIAQMVEEGEFVNREEAIEELLSTGLRAFKTSGPIDDDQEFQDDGMMGHEDEYVF; encoded by the coding sequence ATGCCTACAGTAGAGATAACGGTCCCCGAGCACCTGGAGATGCAGATCGCGCAGATGGTCGAAGAGGGGGAGTTCGTCAACCGGGAGGAGGCCATCGAGGAGTTGCTCTCGACGGGGCTGCGTGCGTTCAAGACCAGCGGCCCGATCGACGACGACCAAGAGTTCCAAGACGACGGGATGATGGGTCACGAAGACGAGTACGTGTTCTGA
- a CDS encoding UPF0058 family protein, with product MHKDELLELHEQLVTIKDHFKGREEVPEGLFDEYEGLGVDPSHVHKSKSEHKHAVFVLGSALAAAMSDDEFSSAGRVGKRMEELAEDAESKL from the coding sequence ATGCACAAGGACGAACTGTTAGAGCTACACGAACAGCTCGTGACGATCAAAGATCACTTCAAAGGGCGCGAAGAGGTCCCCGAGGGACTGTTCGACGAGTACGAGGGGCTCGGGGTCGATCCCTCGCACGTTCACAAGTCCAAGAGCGAACACAAACACGCGGTGTTCGTGCTCGGAAGCGCGCTCGCGGCCGCGATGTCGGACGACGAGTTCTCCAGCGCCGGCCGTGTCGGCAAGCGCATGGAGGAGCTCGCCGAGGACGCGGAGTCGAAACTCTGA
- a CDS encoding rhomboid family intramembrane serine protease, which yields MPFTPPPVPPWLPLQQLAVLGVVALSLLTVWYIERPAGRWGQLLRRRFLAGVPWGTFVVSAMVLGVYLFIQGGIDHWVSPIVVPFRAWSYFYPLGLVVSGFAHAGPNHLIGNLVGTLVFAPLAEYAWGHFPTRRGSSSFSSWRTNPYVRAFVLFPAAVVVVTVATSVVAIGPVIGFSGVVFAFAGFALVRYPVATVVALVAGRVLGLIRAALQMPTVQAKAQPTFSSPWWAEIAIQGHAVGLLVGVLLGVWLLRRRGDPRPPTARTWGGVLLFAVSQSMWAVYWFRGGETFVLFRALGVVLVFALATVVALTVTASDRPLFGRALSDGGKPDLLTLPRWEWGVVVMVLSASALAGPAVPVNLFTASDAPLPGDPVQVRDYEVTYAEDVPDGMISAVDVSAFGETTAVNTSGVIVRSRDRGIWTTAVTKGRLAFAGRLPVRVGGVGWRDVVVVDRSGWTVVGGGDVYRINATHDGDTRTVYRSPPATARPIVSGRNVTVAAEPTGFVVRVTHGNETASAPIPPAGESVTLEGVELQRTKKALVAHYEGTRVRVAKPETYPGQRN from the coding sequence GTGCCGTTCACACCCCCACCCGTTCCCCCCTGGCTCCCGCTGCAGCAGCTGGCCGTTCTCGGCGTCGTCGCCCTCTCTCTCCTGACTGTCTGGTACATCGAGCGCCCCGCCGGACGGTGGGGGCAGCTGCTCCGCCGGCGCTTCCTCGCGGGCGTCCCGTGGGGGACGTTCGTCGTGAGCGCGATGGTCCTCGGCGTCTACCTCTTCATCCAGGGCGGGATCGACCACTGGGTGTCGCCGATCGTCGTCCCGTTCCGCGCGTGGTCGTACTTCTACCCGCTCGGCCTCGTCGTCTCGGGCTTCGCACACGCGGGCCCGAACCACCTCATCGGGAACCTCGTCGGGACGCTCGTGTTCGCCCCGCTGGCAGAGTACGCGTGGGGACACTTCCCCACCCGGCGCGGCTCGTCGTCGTTCTCCTCGTGGCGGACCAACCCGTACGTCCGTGCGTTCGTCCTCTTTCCCGCCGCCGTCGTCGTCGTCACCGTCGCCACGTCGGTCGTGGCCATCGGCCCCGTCATCGGCTTCTCCGGGGTGGTGTTCGCCTTCGCCGGCTTCGCGCTCGTTCGCTACCCAGTGGCGACGGTCGTCGCGCTCGTCGCCGGTCGCGTGCTCGGACTGATCCGGGCGGCGCTCCAGATGCCGACCGTCCAGGCGAAAGCCCAGCCCACGTTCTCGTCGCCGTGGTGGGCCGAGATCGCCATCCAGGGCCACGCGGTCGGCCTGCTCGTCGGCGTCCTCCTCGGCGTCTGGCTCCTCCGTCGACGCGGCGACCCGCGGCCGCCCACCGCCCGGACGTGGGGCGGTGTGCTCCTCTTTGCCGTCTCGCAGTCGATGTGGGCCGTCTACTGGTTCCGCGGCGGCGAGACGTTCGTCCTCTTCCGTGCGCTCGGCGTCGTCCTCGTCTTCGCGCTCGCGACGGTCGTCGCGCTGACGGTCACCGCCTCCGACCGGCCCCTGTTCGGGCGCGCCCTCAGCGACGGCGGAAAACCGGACCTGCTCACGCTCCCCCGGTGGGAGTGGGGCGTCGTCGTCATGGTGCTGTCGGCGTCGGCCCTCGCCGGCCCCGCGGTGCCGGTAAACCTTTTCACCGCCTCTGACGCCCCCCTGCCGGGCGATCCGGTCCAGGTCCGCGACTACGAGGTGACGTACGCCGAGGACGTCCCCGACGGGATGATCTCGGCCGTCGACGTCAGCGCGTTCGGCGAGACGACGGCCGTCAACACTTCCGGCGTCATCGTCCGCAGCCGCGACCGCGGCATCTGGACCACGGCCGTCACCAAAGGTCGACTAGCGTTCGCCGGGCGGCTTCCCGTCCGGGTCGGCGGCGTCGGCTGGCGCGACGTGGTCGTCGTCGACCGGTCGGGGTGGACGGTCGTCGGTGGCGGCGACGTCTACCGGATCAACGCGACGCACGACGGCGACACCCGGACCGTCTACCGGTCGCCGCCCGCGACAGCCAGGCCGATCGTCAGTGGCCGAAACGTCACCGTCGCCGCCGAGCCGACGGGGTTCGTCGTCAGGGTCACTCACGGCAACGAGACCGCGAGCGCGCCCATCCCGCCGGCGGGCGAGTCGGTGACGCTCGAAGGCGTCGAACTCCAGCGGACGAAGAAGGCTCTCGTCGCACACTACGAGGGGACGCGGGTCCGGGTCGCGAAGCCCGAGACGTACCCCGGTCAGCGGAACTAG